The Microplitis mediator isolate UGA2020A chromosome 8, iyMicMedi2.1, whole genome shotgun sequence genome has a window encoding:
- the LOC130672720 gene encoding protein yellow-like produces MNSWKVIIFIGVNIICCAAYYQQQANNNFNGNGNLNYKNLRLIYSWKSLDFLFPNDLTREQAILNRNFIPGAPFPIDVDASDVGPMGPRVFVTIPRFQEGVPITLGYVSNLTSNGNPLIAPYPNWELNQPGYCSHITSVYRIKIDECGRLWVLDTGRLLEERKCPAQLFIFDLTTDRLISRYQFPDNVMKSESLLITPVVDIRGQCSNTFVYIADVSEFQLIVYDHKNKQSWNIQNNLFYPYPEYGRFTIAGESFDLMDGIFGMTLGPLTTAGDRTLYFHSLASVVESYVPTSIIRNSTLFLNHPDNQADSFKPFPKRRSTQSGPEAMNNDGILFYGSMSDTAIRCWNSKSYPEFGGSNLDIAVTNSKTLQFISGLKIVKANNSKDQIWVITGRFQKLMTGTLNSAETNFRIQAAYVEDLISGTKCMPLTQDDVYPRQQHRNPSGLQANNNQHYQYYH; encoded by the exons ATGAATTCATggaaagtaattatttttatcggtgtaaatattatttgctGTGCGGCTTATTATCAACAACaagcaaataataatttcaatggaaatggaaatttaaattataaaaatttgcgtCTAATTTATTCATGGAAATCGTTAGACTTTTTATTTCCAAATGATTTGACAAGAGAACAGgcaattttaaatagaaattttattcctgGTGCTCCTTTTCCGATAGATGTTGATGCTTCTGATG TTGGTCCAATGGGACCACGAGTATTTGTAACAATACCCCGTTTTCAAGAAGGTGTACCAATAACTCTTGGATATGTTTCAAATCTAACATCTAATGGTAATCCTCTTATTGCTCCTTACCCCAATTGGGAACTAAATCAACCAGGATACTGTAGTCATATCACCAGCGTATACCGCATTAAA ATCGATGAATGCGGTAGATTATGGGTGTTGGATACTGGAAGACTACTTGAAGAACGAAAATGTCCTGCCcaattgtttatatttgatttaacAACCGACCGATTAATATCACGTTACCAATTTCCTGATAACGTTATGAAAAGTGAATCATTGTTAATAACTCCAGTTGTTGATATACGAGGCCAATGTTCCAACACATTTGTTTATATCGCTGATGTTTCTGAATTTCAGTTAATTGTTTACGATCacaaaaataaacaatcatGGAACATACAAAATAACTTGTTTTATCCGTATCCAGAATACGGAAGGTTCACTATTGCTGGGGAAAGTTTTGATCTCATGGATGGTATTTTTGGAATGACTTTAGGGCCACTTACAACCGCCGGCGACAGAACTTTATATTTCCATTCATTGGCGAGTGTTGTTGAGAGTTATGTGCCTACGTCCATTATTAG aaaTTCGACCTTGTTTTTAAATCATCCCGATAATCAAGCAGATTCGTTTAAACCATTTCCCAAACGACGTTCAACACAATCTGGCCCTGAAGCAATGAACAATGACGGAATTTTATTCTACGGTTCAATGTCTGACACAGCAATTCGGTGTTGGAATAGTAAAAGTTACCCTGAGTTTGGCGGATCTAATCTCGATATTGCTGTAACTAACAGTAAAACATTACAATTTATATCGGGTTTAAAG attgtAAAAGCGAATAACAGCAAAGATCAAATTTGGGTTATAACAGGACGTTTTCAAAAACTAATGACCGGGACTCTAAACTCAGCGGAAACAAATTTCCGTATCCAGGCTGCTTATGTTGAAGATTTGATCAGCGGAACAAAGTGTATGCCACTAACTCAAGATGATGTTTATCCTAGGCAACAACATAGAAATCCATCAGGATTGCAAGCCAATAATAACCAACATTATCAATATTACCACTAa
- the LOC130672722 gene encoding uncharacterized protein LOC130672722, giving the protein MDIKIRLFYFVGLFIGITMISNVDADCRAINSYCNQHSDCCSNFCVPMGFHKISTCISLSEVYADKYNPVSRCIRLGKSCFLHSHCCSGFCDKYSLFSYGSCAEN; this is encoded by the exons ATGGACATAAAgatacgattattttattttgttggatTGTTTATTGGAATTACTATGATTTCAAATGTCGATGCGGATTGCAGAGCTATCAATTCATAT tgtaatcaACATAGCGATTGCTGTTCTAATTTTTGTGTTCCAATGGGATTCCACAAAATAAGTACATGCATTTCATTATCAGAAGTGTATGCTGATAAATATAACCCAGTTTCAAGATGCATTAGATTAGGAAAGTCT TGTTTTCTTCATAGTCACTGCTGCTCCGGATTTTGTGACAAGTATTCGCTGTTTTCCTACGGATCATGCGCGgaaaattga